A region of Solea solea chromosome 7, fSolSol10.1, whole genome shotgun sequence DNA encodes the following proteins:
- the LOC131462626 gene encoding TRPM8 channel-associated factor homolog produces MSLQFVHNQHEGAYTQLMKGLKELDFRDTGVPSDLVLIGDHAFPLAMNSQGQVLMAASLHSKGRIVVLGHEGYLRAFPALVENALTWLRGDQSNNQSVGIQKKAMALVKNLNKSHFQVKEVGAFSECPEVGVYVTDAYTVGADHKDLVAFLKAGGGVLIAGQAWSWTASHPKKNTLLEFEGNKVSGVAGIYFSNHQGEKEVLPVYPHIPSSWMSVVTGKDFEDDLEFLLNGVSEFDFQGGAMFSDILVHGPLAFPIGITEKGQTFLAGAYYGQGRVVVISHEGFIGGEKHGSFWNNVLHWLDEGRQGTIGVAHNPALKGLNKSGLKCEKTTFKKDLSVFVCTAYSDNQAEDIVDFVAEGGGLLIGGHAWYWAQTHGGKSPLKEFPGNKILNKMGLSLLGETIGGGLYKTPKPSQFIKDNYHFRHLLHCFAGHVAQGDKLTQEQEKHLQKLGKDCATFLSMNAHECSQYSQVLSTLTDVVMRSGMPQVNEKCPVKSPKDHVLLSVGSQLFKVCPNPDALLPYLIKDNPLMAVVYNHKIKVTVHTEGWVEWISTGLYLSPGMKTYLSIPAEMVNSGWKIQIGCQTDTLKHDNLKRAPCVHERFPLNKDMMQVWNLWGGLIYLVTPKKTQVNGAEIVVQMAVPAPYYKCGVTTAAEWALLRTAPSPWAELEFDNIILTVPSDVVRDLERPDELAAHWNTIMKAIADLAAKPHKFKHKERIVTDVQISHGWMHAGYPIMMHKPTAAELVSIDFAMKSGLWGPIHELGHNQQRGCWEFPSHTTECTCNLWSVYVHEEVFGIKKEKAHPAMRQEGREKRIQEYVKGGKDLSKWSMFVALETYMQLQEKFGWDAFKKVFTAYHEMSDFPKGNKPKMNLYAETFSKTVGRNLAPFFKSWGWPIETATEEKLSNLPSWSDHPMVQYD; encoded by the exons ATGTCACTCCAGTTCGTCCACAATCAGCATGAAGGAGCCTACACACAGCTTATGAAGGGTTTGAAAGAGTTAGACTTCCGTGACACTGGTGTTCCCAGTGACCTGGTTCTGATTGGAGACCATGCCTTTCCTTTGGCGATGAACAGCCAAGGCCAGGTGCTGATGGCTGCGTCTCTGCACAGCAAGGGAAGGATTGTAGTTCTGGGTCATGAGGGCTACCTGAGAGCCTTTCCAGCTCTTGTAGAGAATGCTCTGACCTGGCTGAGAGGAGATCAGTCCAACAACCAGTCTGTGGGGATCCAGAAAAAGGCAATGGCACTTGTTAAGAACCTCAACAAATCCCACTTCCAAGTCAAAGAGGTGGGGGCTTTTAGTGAATGTCCAGAGGTTGGTGTGTATGTGACAGATGCCTACACTGTGGGTGCAGACCACAAGGACCTGGTGGCGTTTCTGAAAGCTGGAGGTGGTGTGCTGATAGCAGGACAGGCGTGGAGCTGGACTGCGAGTCACCCGAAGAAGAACACGCTGCTTGAGTTTGAAGGCAACAAGGTTTCGGGGGTGGCAGGGATCTACTTCTCTAATCATCAGGGTGAGAAAGAGGTCCTGCCTGTCTATCCTCACATCCCATCATCCTGGATGTCTGTGGT gACTGGGAAGGATTTCGAGGACGACTTAGAGTTCTTACTGAACGGCGTTTCAGAGTTTGACTTTCAGGGCGGAGCtatgttttctgacattctgGTCCACGGTCCACTCGCCTTTCCCATCGGAATCACAGAAAAGGGACAGACGTTCCTGGCAGGAGCTTACTACGGACAGGGAAGGGTCGTTGTGATATCACATGAAGGATTTATCGGCGGAGAG AAACACGGTTCATTTTGGAATAACGTCCTTCACTGGTTGGATGAAGGCCGACAAGGGACGATCGGCGTAGCCCATAATCCTGCCCTCAAGGGTTTAAACAAGTCAGGATTAAAGTGTGAGAAGACAACATTCAAGAAGgacctgagtgtgtttgtgtgtacagcaTACAGTGACAATCAAGCGGAAGACATCGTGGACTTTGTGGCAGAGGGAGGTGGCCTGCTCATCGGTGGACACGCCTGGTACTGGGCACAGACACACGGTGGGAAAAGCCCATTGAAAGAGTTCCCAG GGAACAAGATCCTGAACAAAATGGGATTGAGTCTGTTGGGAGAAACGATTGGAGGAGGTTTGTACAAGACTCCTAAACCAAGCCAGTTCATCAAAGACAACTACCACTTTCGCCACCTTCTACACTGCTTTGCTGGCCATGTAGCACAGGGGGATAAACTCACACAGGAGCAGGAGAAACATCTTCAAAAGCTGGGCAAGGACTGTGCGACCTTCTTGAGCATGAATGCTCACGAATGCTCCCAATATTCACAGGTTCTGTCTACTCTCACTGACGTGGTAATGAGGTCAGGCATGCCACAG gtGAATGAGAAGTGTCCTGTGAAAAGTCCCAAAGACCACGTGCTTCTCAGTGTGGGATCACAGTTGTTTAAGGTTTGCCCAAATCCTGATGCCCTCCTCCCCTACCTCATCAAGGACAACCCACTGATGGCAGTGGTTTACAACCACAAGATCAAGGTCACTGTTCACACAGAAG GATGGGTGGAGTGGATCAGCACAGGCCTCTACCTCTCTCCTGGTATGAAGACCTACCTTTCCATACCAGCAGAGATGGTCAACAGTGGATGGAAG ATCCAGATCGgctgtcagacagacacactgaagCATGACAATTTGAAGAGGGCCCCATGTGTTCATGAGCGATTTCCCCTCAACAAAGACATGATGCAGGTGTGGAACCTGTGGGGGGGGCTCATCTACCTGGTGACCCCAAAGAAGACACAAGTGAATGGTGCAGAGATCGTGGTGCAGATGGCTGTACCTGCGCCGTATTACAAATGTG GCGTGACAACAGCAGCTGAATGGGCCTTGCTGCGCACGGCTCCCTCGCCCTGGGCAGAGCTGgagtttgacaacatcatcCTCACGGTGCCGTCCGATGTGGTCCGGGACCTGGAGCGCCCCGATGAGTTGGCGGCGCACTGGAACACCATCATGAAGGCCATCGCTGACCTCGCAGCCAAACCACACAAATTCAAGCACAAAGAACGCATCGTGACGGATGTGCAGATTTCCCATG GATGGATGCATGCAGGTTATCCTATCATGATGCACAAGCCTACAGCAGCTGAGCTGGTCAGCATTGACTTTGCCATGAAGAGTGGTCTGTGGGGGCCCATCCATGAACTGGGTCACAACCAGCAAAGGGGCTGCTGGGAGTTCCCATCACACACCACAGAGTGCACGTGTAACCTGTGGTCAGTGTATGTGCATGAAGAGGTGTTTGGGATCAAGAAGGAAAAG GCTCACCCGGCCATGCGACAGGAAGGTCGAGAGAAACGAATTCAAGAGTATGTGAAGGGAGGCAAGGACCTGAGCAAGTGGAGCATGTTTGTGGCCCTGGAAACATATATGCAG